A region of Cucumis melo cultivar AY chromosome 2, USDA_Cmelo_AY_1.0, whole genome shotgun sequence DNA encodes the following proteins:
- the LOC103492402 gene encoding DNA repair protein RAD51 homolog, with translation MERQRNQKPSEEQEEADEIQHGPFPVEQLQASGIAAMDVKKLKDAGLCTVESVAYSPRKELLQIKGISEAKVDKIIEAASKIVPLGFTSAGQLHAQRLEIIQLTSGSRELDKILEGGIETGSITEIYGEFRSGKTQLCHTLCVTCQLPLDQGGGEGKAMYIDAEGTFRPQRLLQIADRFGLNGADVLENVAYARAYNTDHQSRLLLEAASMMVETRFALMIVDSATALYRTDFSGRGELSARQMHLAKFLRSLQKLADEFGVAVVITNQVVAQVDGSAIFAGPQIKPIGGNIMAHASTTRLALRKGRGEERICKVISSPCLAEAEARFQISAEGVTDVKD, from the exons ATGGAGCGCCAAAGAAACCAGAAGCCCTCTGAAGAACAAGAGGAAGCCGATGAAATTCAGCATGGCCCTTTTCCCGTTGAGCAGCTTCAG GCATCGGGAATTGCTGCAATGGACGTAAAGAAGCTTAAAGATGCCGGTTTGTGTACTGTTGAGTCTGTTGCATACTCTCCCAGGAAAGAACTGCTTCAAATCAAAGGCATAAGTGAAGCTAAAGTTGATAAAATTATTGAAGCAG CTTCCAAGATTGTGCCATTGGGTTTCACAAGCGCTGGCCAACTTCATGCTCAGAGGCTAGAGATTATTCAATTAACATCTGGGTCAAGGGAGCTTGACAAGATTCTGGAAG GGGGAATTGAGACAGGATCCATAACTGAGATCTATGGGGAGTTCCGTTCTGGCAAAACACAGCTTTGTCACACACTTTGCGTTACCTGCCAA CTCCCATTGGATCAAGGTGGTGGAGAGGGAAAGGCGATGTATATTGATGCTGAGGGAACATTTAGACCGCAGAGGCTCTTACAGATTGCAGATAG ATTTGGACTCAATGGTGCTGATGTCTTGGAGAATGTGGCCTATGCTAGAGCTTATAACACTGATCATCAATCAAGGCTTTTACTGGAAGCTGCTTCAATGATGGTGGAAACAAG GTTTGCTCTCATGATAGTCGACAGTGCCACTGCTCTCTACAGAACAGATTTCTCAGGAAGGGGAGAACTTTCGGCCCGGCAAATGCATCTAGCAAAGTTCTTAAGAAGTCTCCAAAAGTTGGCAGATGAG TTTGGTGTGGCTGTGGTCATTACAAATCAAGTGGTTGCACAGGTAGATGGTTCAGCAATCTTTGCAGGTCCTCAAATTAAGCCCATTGGTGGAAACATCATGGCACATGCCTCTACAACAAG GCTTGCGCTACGTAAAGGACGAGGGGAGGAGCGGATTTGTAAGGTGATAAGTTCTCCATGTTTAGCTGAGGCTGAAGCACGGTTCCAAATTTCAGCTGAAGGGGTCACTGATGTCAAAGATTGA
- the LOC103492401 gene encoding uncharacterized protein LOC103492401 has translation MATLNGKVTYSSLSNVGKVNRVHNDDEDCDSPWAMPNGNLPFQNSKFSAESEDFIEDEYEYDSSDEFDIPKQNSMRPEVNLKNVLNGMFALLTGVNKSSDVSSDKQIPSSNVSFLGSEKNGDTYLHSSVYIPSAPPLLEPNTVNYTAYKDVLEAEPPEWLPDSSSLICMQCTAPFTAITRGRHHCRFCGGIFCRACSKGRCLMPVKFRERNPQRVCDACYDRLDPLQGVLINSISNAVQRAKHDVMDWTCSRGWLNLPIGLSMEHEIYKASQTLRGYFQVSRLNPERSIPLAVLKGAKGLAILTVAKGGVLVAYKFGTGLVIARRSDGSWSAPSALMSVGLGWGAQIGGELMDFIIVLHNSKAVKTFCSRMHFSLGAGCSVAAGPVGRVLEADLRAGDRGSGMCYTYSCSKGAFVGVSLEGNIVATRMSTNLCFYGDPYLTTSDILLGTVERPRAAEPLYSALDDFYSVLQ, from the exons ATGGCTACTTTAAACGGGAAAGTTACATATTCTTCGCTTTCTAATGTTGGGAAGGTGAATAGAGTTCATAATGATGATGAAGATTGTGATTCTCCATGGGCCATGCCTAATGGTAATTTGCCCTTTCAGAACTCGAAGTTTTCTGCTGAATCTGAAGATTTTATTGAGGATGAGTATGAGTATGATTCAAGTGATGAGTTTGATATTCCTAAGCAAAATAGTATGCGTCCCGAGGTGAATTTAAAGAATGTTTTAAATGGGATGTTTGCTCTATTGACTGGTGTGAATAAATCTTCAGATGTGTCGTCAGATAAACAAATTCCCAGTTCGAATGTTTCGTTTCTTGGTTCTGAAAAGAACGGTGATACCTATTTGCACTCCTCGGTGTACATTCCTAGTGCCCCACCTCTTCTTGAGCCGAATACGGTTAATTATACTGCTTATAAAGATGTTTTGGAGGCTGAGCCTCCAGAGTGGCTTCCAGATAGTTCTTCTTTAATTTGTATGCAATGTACTGCTCCTTTTACTGCAATCACTCGTGGTAGGCATCATTGTCGATTTTGTGGAGGGATTTTCTGCCGAGCCTGTTCGAAAGGGAGGTGTTTGATGCCCGTTAAGTTCAGAGAGAGAAATCCACAGAGGGTATGCGATGCTTGCTATGACAGGCTTGATCCTTTACAGGGTGTACTTATTAACAGCATTAGCAATGCTGTGCAAAGGGCGAAACATGATGTGATGGACTGGACCTGTTCAAGAGGGTGGTTGAATCTCCCTATTGGTTTGTCCATGGAACATGAGATATACAAAGCATCCCAAACGCTAAGAGGATACTTCCAG GTCTCTAGACTAAATCCTGAAAGGTCTATACCTTTGGCTGTACTGAAGGGGGCCAAAGGTCTTGCCATTTTGACAGTTGCTAAAGGCGGTGTGTTGGTTGCTTACAAATTTGGCACTGGTTTGGTAATTGCCCGAAGGTCGGATGGTTCATGGTCTGCTCCTTCAGCTTTAATGTCTGTTGGATTAGGATGGGGTGCCCAG ATTGGTGGTGAGCTCATGGATTTCATAATTGTACTTCATAATTCAAAAGCTGTTAAGACATTCTGTAGCCGAATGCACTTTTCTCTTGGTGCTGGGTGTAGTGTCGCTGCTGGACCTGTTGGTAGAGTGTTGGAAGCAGATCTTCGAGCTGGAGATAGGGGTTCTGGCATGTGCTATACATATAGCTGTAGCAAAG GGGCATTTGTGGGAGTTTCATTGGAAGGAAACATTGTAGCAACAAGGATGAGCACAAATCTATGCTTTTATGGCGATCCATATCTAACCACCTCTGACATTCTGTTGGGAACAGTCGAGAGACCAAGAGCTGCAGAGCCATTGTACTCTGCTCTTGATGACTTCTATTCCGTTCTGCAATGA
- the LOC103492400 gene encoding eukaryotic translation initiation factor 3 subunit K: MGRELQKQPQQEMASAVEQLLAVNPYNPDILPDLENYVNEQVSSETYSLDANLCLLRLYQFEPERMSTQIVARILVKALMAMPAPDFSLCLFLIPERVQMEDQFKTLIILSHYLETGKFRQFWDEAAKNRHIVEAVPGFEQAIQAYAVHVLSLTYQKVPRSVLAEAINIEGLSLDKFLEHQVANSGWILEKGGKGQLIVIPPNEFNHPELKKKSSDSIPLDHITRIFPILG; this comes from the exons ATGGGGAGAGAACTCCAAAAGCAACCTCAGCAAGAGATGGCCTCCGCCGTGGAGCAGTTGCTCGCCGTGAATCCTTACAATCCCGACATTCTCCCCGATCTCGAAAACTACGTAAACGAGCAG GTCTCGTCAGAAACGTACAGTTTAGATGCCAATCTATGCCTTCTTCGTCTCTACCAG TTCGAGCCAGAGAGAATGAGCACCCAAATTGTGGCTCGCATTCTGGTGAAG GCTCTGATGGCAATGCCGGCTCCGGATTTCAGCCTGTGTCTCTTTTTAATTCCAGAACGTGTG CAAATGGAGGATCAATTCAAGACTTTGATTATACTTTCCCACTATTTGGAG ACTGGAAAGTTCCGTCAATTCTGGGATGAAGCTGCCAAGAACCGTCACATAGTTGAAGCTGTGCCAG GTTTTGAGCAAGCAATTCAAGCTTATGCTGTCCATGTTCTTTCCTTAACGTATCAAAAGGTTCCTAGATCTGTGCTTGCGGAG GCAATCAATATCGAGGGCCTGTCGTTGGACAAATTCCTTGAGCACCAAGTTGCAAACTCTGGCTGGATTCTTGAGAAAGGTGGGAAGGGCCAACTTATTGTTATACCACCCAACGAATTCAACCATCCTGAACTGAAAAAGAAATCCTCCGATAGCATTCCCTTGGATCACATTACTCGCATCTTTCCGATCCTTGGCTAA